One Henriciella litoralis genomic window carries:
- a CDS encoding spermidine synthase → MSRLFEELDYQVTPIGAISLRRRHILSLGIDVHEVLLGDEHLMSSLFTASEIALARLGIEALEMAGKPPADGWDIVVGGLGLGYTAAAALEYKSVGKLTVVEFLAPVIEWHRAHLVPLDPPLTSDPRCSLREADFFELAASDEGFGAPKDAILIDIDHTPDWLLNERSGSFYSVEGMRKLARHLKPGGVMGLWSDAVGDADFTARMAEVFEAAWSEPVTFKNPLQDGKPFTQSVYLARKAGPGNSL, encoded by the coding sequence ATGAGCCGTCTCTTTGAAGAACTCGACTATCAGGTGACGCCCATTGGCGCGATTAGCCTGCGTCGTCGTCATATTCTGTCGCTCGGTATCGATGTGCATGAGGTTTTGCTCGGCGATGAGCATCTTATGTCGAGCCTTTTCACCGCCTCTGAAATCGCGCTTGCGAGGCTCGGCATCGAGGCCCTGGAGATGGCAGGCAAGCCCCCGGCAGATGGATGGGATATCGTCGTTGGCGGCCTTGGCCTTGGCTATACGGCGGCGGCGGCGCTTGAGTATAAGAGTGTCGGCAAGCTGACCGTGGTTGAGTTTCTCGCCCCAGTGATCGAGTGGCACCGCGCGCATCTCGTCCCGCTTGACCCGCCGCTCACCAGCGATCCGCGCTGCAGCTTGCGTGAAGCGGACTTTTTTGAACTGGCGGCCTCTGATGAAGGGTTTGGCGCGCCAAAGGACGCGATCCTCATTGACATCGACCACACGCCGGACTGGCTGCTGAATGAGCGCAGCGGCAGCTTTTACAGCGTTGAGGGCATGCGCAAACTCGCCCGCCATCTCAAGCCTGGCGGTGTGATGGGGCTCTGGTCGGACGCTGTCGGAGATGCAGACTTTACCGCACGCATGGCAGAGGTGTTTGAAGCCGCCTGGTCCGAGCCTGTCACGTTCAAGAACCCGCTACAGGACGGTAAACCGTTCACCCAGAGCGTCTATCTCGCCCGCAAAGCCGGGCCAGGAAACAGTCTCTAA
- a CDS encoding manganese efflux pump MntP has translation MVSFLTLLALAFGLSVDAFAAALGKGAGARHTTFTGALRIGFVFGGMEAAMPLIGFVIGLALAGLVANVDHWIAFVLLGGVGLHMIWEAFTGRHDDVEELAEETANGPIRGPRWIHLSLAALATSIDATVVGVSLAMMDANIWLACLIILVVTTTLCTIGVLIGRHAGRWLGHWAEVAGGVVLIAIGGYILLDHLSKGI, from the coding sequence ATGGTTTCATTTCTGACCCTTCTCGCGCTCGCCTTCGGCCTCTCAGTCGATGCCTTTGCCGCCGCCCTCGGCAAGGGTGCTGGTGCGCGTCATACGACCTTCACGGGCGCCCTGCGCATCGGGTTTGTCTTTGGCGGAATGGAAGCGGCCATGCCGCTGATCGGCTTTGTCATCGGGCTGGCTCTGGCCGGACTTGTCGCCAACGTCGATCACTGGATTGCCTTTGTCCTTCTTGGCGGTGTTGGCCTCCACATGATCTGGGAAGCGTTCACCGGTCGCCATGATGATGTTGAAGAGCTTGCCGAGGAAACCGCCAATGGGCCGATCCGCGGGCCGCGCTGGATCCATCTGTCGCTCGCGGCGCTCGCGACCAGCATTGATGCCACGGTGGTGGGGGTCAGCCTTGCCATGATGGATGCCAATATCTGGCTCGCCTGTCTCATCATTCTGGTCGTGACCACGACGCTCTGCACGATTGGCGTGCTGATCGGGCGCCACGCCGGCCGCTGGCTGGGACACTGGGCCGAGGTGGCCGGCGGTGTCGTGCTGATCGCCATTGGCGGTTACATTCTGCTCGATCATCTCAGCAAGGGCATCTGA
- the truB gene encoding tRNA pseudouridine(55) synthase TruB, translating into MGRNRKKKGLPVHGWLNVDKPVDITSTQVVGILKRLFNAQKCGHGGTLDPLADGILPIAFGEATKTVQWAMDADKEYVFTIEWGRSTATLDAEGDVVATSDTRPSAEDIEAALEKFEGEIDQIPPKYSAIKVDGERAYDLARDGEEFEIPSRTVVVHEARLIEVPDEDHAVIHVRSGKGFYVRALARDLAGALGCDGHVSQLRRIRVGVMHEGAAVKLADLEAMESRDDLLKTLAPIEQVLDDVPDVEITAQDAADIRLGRDVMLMPHVVERWRTEKSPDPDDRLTLAMYGDEAVAMGEVRAGRFQPMRVFQMG; encoded by the coding sequence GTGGGACGCAATCGCAAGAAAAAGGGCCTGCCGGTTCATGGCTGGCTGAATGTCGACAAGCCGGTCGACATCACCTCGACGCAGGTCGTCGGCATTCTCAAACGCCTCTTCAATGCGCAGAAATGCGGCCATGGCGGCACGCTCGACCCGCTGGCCGATGGCATCCTGCCTATTGCCTTCGGGGAGGCGACCAAGACCGTCCAGTGGGCGATGGACGCCGACAAGGAATATGTCTTCACGATTGAGTGGGGCCGCTCAACCGCCACGCTGGACGCCGAAGGCGACGTCGTGGCAACGTCCGATACACGCCCGTCTGCGGAAGATATTGAGGCTGCGCTGGAAAAGTTCGAAGGCGAGATTGACCAGATCCCGCCGAAATATTCGGCCATCAAGGTCGATGGTGAGCGCGCCTATGATCTTGCCCGTGACGGCGAGGAGTTCGAGATCCCGTCGCGCACGGTGGTTGTCCATGAAGCGCGCCTCATTGAGGTGCCTGATGAAGACCATGCGGTGATCCATGTCCGCTCAGGCAAGGGCTTCTATGTGCGGGCCCTGGCGCGTGATCTTGCCGGCGCGCTTGGCTGCGATGGCCACGTCTCGCAGCTGCGGCGCATCCGCGTCGGTGTCATGCATGAGGGCGCGGCTGTGAAGCTTGCCGACCTCGAAGCCATGGAGAGCCGCGACGACCTTCTCAAGACGCTCGCGCCAATTGAGCAGGTGCTTGATGATGTCCCTGACGTCGAAATCACCGCGCAGGACGCCGCCGATATCCGGCTCGGCCGCGACGTGATGCTGATGCCGCATGTGGTTGAGCGCTGGCGCACGGAAAAGTCGCCCGATCCGGACGACCGGCTGACGCTCGCCATGTATGGCGACGAGGCGGTTGCGATGGGCGAAGTGCGCGCCGGGCGGTTTCAGCCGATGCGCGTCTTCCAGATGGGCTAA
- a CDS encoding YcxB family protein: MPQPSFASPANENEAPSAAPSMHIGGRFSDKDMKRLVGKTRTSNIGPTALYYAGVTAPIISAGMALVSRKMIDGAGLSEYWIVMISSILAAMAGVCWYLIFLRWSYRHHHGRGDELDAETVIDLNDRGVHIRRGAVETRVGWSAVRTVQETRRDTLITFEGADPLLIPNKWFGKDKAAAGRFRARLKEGCSNGAKSQEIRPGRS; the protein is encoded by the coding sequence ATGCCTCAACCTTCTTTCGCCTCACCCGCCAACGAAAACGAAGCGCCTTCAGCGGCGCCTTCCATGCACATTGGCGGCCGTTTCTCCGACAAGGACATGAAGCGCCTCGTCGGCAAGACACGTACATCCAATATTGGGCCGACCGCACTTTACTATGCAGGTGTCACAGCTCCGATCATTTCTGCGGGGATGGCGCTTGTCTCCCGCAAGATGATCGACGGCGCGGGTCTCTCGGAATACTGGATCGTGATGATCTCCTCGATCCTGGCGGCAATGGCCGGGGTGTGCTGGTATCTGATCTTCCTGCGCTGGTCTTATCGACACCATCATGGCCGCGGGGATGAGCTTGATGCTGAAACAGTCATTGACCTTAACGACCGGGGTGTCCACATCCGCAGAGGCGCGGTGGAGACACGTGTCGGATGGTCCGCTGTCCGCACGGTTCAGGAAACCCGCCGCGACACGCTGATCACGTTCGAGGGAGCAGATCCTCTGCTTATCCCGAATAAGTGGTTCGGTAAGGACAAGGCTGCGGCCGGGCGTTTCAGGGCGCGGCTGAAGGAAGGATGCAGCAATGGCGCGAAGAGCCAAGAGATCAGACCCGGGCGGTCATGA
- a CDS encoding RNA-binding protein — MPTKKNEPKRRLKASDDKDTGGPSRQCAVSRESLPQDRLIRFVRSPDGEAIPDIAGKLPGRGAWVTADRASIDAAIKGGVLSRAFKQKTAIRDDTTELIEQQLLQRCIGALGMARKAGDVVIGFDQVRAYLRKQEPGILLEASDGSEDGRNKVHFLAKAMYDTPRTAGALTSAELGMAFGRPHVIHALLQKGSLSKAFDAAYQRLVGFRSAPERDWFSGLDR, encoded by the coding sequence ATGCCGACCAAAAAGAATGAGCCGAAAAGGCGCCTGAAGGCGTCAGATGACAAGGACACTGGCGGCCCGAGCCGCCAGTGCGCCGTCTCGCGTGAAAGCCTGCCTCAGGACAGGCTGATCCGCTTTGTCCGCTCGCCTGATGGCGAAGCTATTCCCGATATCGCCGGAAAACTCCCCGGACGTGGGGCATGGGTGACAGCCGACAGGGCAAGCATCGACGCGGCGATAAAGGGCGGCGTTCTCTCCCGTGCGTTCAAGCAGAAAACCGCCATCCGCGATGACACGACCGAGCTGATCGAACAGCAATTGTTGCAACGGTGCATCGGTGCATTGGGCATGGCGCGCAAGGCAGGTGATGTAGTCATTGGATTCGACCAGGTTCGTGCCTATCTTAGAAAGCAAGAGCCCGGCATCCTCCTTGAAGCGAGCGATGGCAGTGAAGATGGCCGTAACAAGGTTCATTTTCTCGCAAAGGCGATGTATGACACGCCTAGAACGGCAGGCGCTCTGACGTCTGCTGAATTGGGCATGGCCTTTGGACGCCCGCATGTGATACATGCGCTGCTTCAGAAGGGTTCGCTGTCGAAAGCTTTCGACGCCGCGTATCAGCGGCTTGTCGGGTTTCGATCAGCACCGGAGCGAGACTGGTTCTCTGGTCTGGATAGGTAA
- the rbfA gene encoding 30S ribosome-binding factor RbfA, protein MARRAKRSDPGGHEPSQRQLRAGELVRHALTDIMAREEFRDPALQGVNVTIGEVRTSPDLRHAHVFCSPLGVTDEAAQDELAKALNRASAYIRGRLGKQIEMKFTPQLHFIADHSYDEGAYMDSLFNRPEVKRDLD, encoded by the coding sequence ATGGCGCGAAGAGCCAAGAGATCAGACCCGGGCGGTCATGAGCCCAGCCAACGCCAGCTAAGGGCAGGCGAGCTGGTCCGTCATGCATTGACGGATATCATGGCGCGCGAGGAATTTCGTGACCCTGCCTTGCAGGGCGTGAATGTCACAATCGGCGAAGTTCGCACCTCGCCGGACCTTCGTCATGCGCATGTCTTCTGCTCCCCTCTGGGCGTGACGGATGAGGCCGCGCAGGACGAGCTTGCAAAGGCCCTGAACCGCGCATCTGCCTATATCCGCGGCCGTCTCGGCAAGCAGATCGAGATGAAGTTCACCCCGCAACTGCATTTCATCGCCGACCATTCCTATGATGAAGGCGCGTATATGGACTCGCTGTTCAACCGCCCGGAAGTGAAACGCGACCTCGACTAG
- a CDS encoding AIPR family protein — protein sequence MASKFRLDEHSIHDTLTDGGNDLGVDAIYINRLAEQPEIHVIQSKHHTSERKAANPFKASDLKKFRDFLRVLKDREADLEKLSNPVLQEKILEIRELLQHHFPLLKVWCISNGNRCVPHEYELFENEIAKFDAQLEEFHLSEFYNFCILARSKRTDHAFHARGGEVVEFSSGAVKGVLGLISAEQLFNLILDITDPTSLDYGIFDLNIRGFLGSDNQINKQIYRSAVSEQNSRFWCLNNGITMTCSRFELRRLAETPKVGAKNLCIVNGAQTCGAIFQAINDFSLEWSRFKDLAVSFRLYETLDPQFVEDIAISSNSQNRVNSRDLKANHSHQLALEEELEKRGIRYLRKRGITEDYSNFVDTEGEDIFSNTSIDALKVGQIWLSYSLKQPERAKRDSDAIFESLYEPIFGSIEITELQFAIQLYWIIMYRRAVVEDEIRIRGSRAVGRDFITYGVFHVLYACRLIVLRDSKKRLNKDALVDEAIELVDNVVREAGNPAYYTFFRRPRTAELIEDYGKTPTLFDYLD from the coding sequence TTGGCATCGAAATTTCGCCTCGACGAGCATTCGATCCATGACACGCTTACAGATGGTGGAAATGATCTTGGCGTGGATGCAATCTACATAAACAGGCTTGCTGAACAGCCAGAAATCCACGTCATCCAGTCGAAGCATCATACTAGTGAGCGTAAAGCAGCAAACCCGTTTAAAGCTTCAGACCTGAAAAAATTTAGAGATTTTCTGCGAGTACTTAAGGATAGAGAGGCGGATTTAGAGAAGCTATCCAACCCTGTTCTGCAAGAAAAAATCCTTGAGATACGAGAACTCCTTCAACACCATTTTCCACTACTGAAAGTGTGGTGCATCAGCAATGGCAATCGCTGTGTGCCGCATGAATACGAGTTGTTTGAGAATGAAATCGCCAAGTTTGACGCTCAGCTGGAAGAATTCCACCTGAGTGAATTTTACAACTTTTGTATCCTCGCACGAAGCAAGAGAACGGATCATGCGTTTCACGCTCGCGGAGGCGAAGTAGTTGAGTTTAGCAGCGGGGCAGTCAAAGGGGTGCTTGGTCTTATTTCTGCCGAGCAACTATTTAATCTTATCCTAGATATTACAGACCCAACGTCACTGGACTACGGAATTTTTGATCTAAATATTCGCGGCTTTCTAGGTTCCGACAATCAGATCAATAAGCAAATTTACAGATCGGCGGTTTCCGAACAAAACTCCAGATTTTGGTGCCTGAACAATGGTATCACTATGACCTGTTCAAGATTTGAACTGAGGCGCCTTGCGGAAACGCCAAAAGTGGGGGCAAAAAATCTCTGTATCGTGAACGGCGCGCAAACTTGTGGAGCAATATTTCAGGCTATAAACGATTTTTCCCTTGAATGGTCTAGATTCAAAGACTTAGCCGTGAGCTTCCGGCTTTATGAAACTCTAGATCCGCAATTTGTCGAAGACATCGCAATTAGCAGCAATAGCCAAAACCGCGTCAACTCCAGAGACTTAAAAGCCAACCATTCACACCAGTTAGCGCTAGAAGAAGAACTAGAAAAGCGCGGCATTAGGTATCTGAGAAAACGAGGCATTACTGAAGACTACTCTAACTTTGTGGACACCGAAGGGGAGGACATTTTTTCAAATACTTCGATTGATGCCCTCAAGGTTGGCCAGATTTGGCTTTCATATTCATTGAAGCAGCCAGAGAGGGCTAAACGAGATTCCGATGCGATTTTTGAATCTCTGTACGAGCCAATTTTTGGATCGATAGAAATCACCGAACTTCAATTTGCTATCCAACTCTATTGGATAATCATGTATCGCCGCGCGGTGGTCGAGGACGAAATTAGGATACGAGGTAGTCGCGCAGTTGGTCGGGACTTCATTACATATGGGGTCTTTCACGTTCTTTACGCTTGTCGCCTAATTGTGCTTCGGGACAGCAAAAAGAGACTGAACAAAGACGCGCTAGTAGACGAGGCAATAGAGCTTGTTGACAACGTGGTTCGTGAAGCTGGGAACCCTGCTTACTATACTTTTTTTCGGCGTCCACGTACTGCGGAGTTGATTGAGGATTACGGTAAAACCCCAACGCTTTTCGATTATCTAGATTAG
- a CDS encoding mechanosensitive ion channel domain-containing protein produces the protein MIKKYRILAFALLACCLLAPASAQDATTPSDPIEVQAVDDSAIDARISAIFAEIGGLSDIEVEVNEGVVSLSGMVASQADANRAVSIASRFQGVVTVEDGLERDLSVGRSISPAISNLQQSLERGWQALPLVGLAIIIFLIIAVLGHLLASWKGLWRRLTPNPFLAEILAQAIRFIAIVLGLVVALNLIGATALMGAILGGAGVIGLAIGFAVRDTVENYIASIMLSLRQPFRANDHVLIDDHEGRVVRLTSRATILMTLDGNHLRVPNSSVFKAVILNYTRNPERRFEFELGVDAEDDPVAAMATGIAAMSTLDFVLDEPKPEAIIRTVGDSNIVIRFMGWVDQSQSNFGKARSLAIRAAKDAVEEAGFTLPEPIYRLRIDGLPKALSGDATVTEGASEAPAPTEPPKPKAAAPAGAAASEKDVLDVRPDDHIAEKVDEERAQTGENDLLDSERPVE, from the coding sequence ATGATCAAAAAATATCGAATTCTGGCGTTCGCGCTGCTCGCCTGTTGTCTGCTCGCGCCTGCTTCGGCGCAGGATGCGACGACACCGTCCGACCCGATTGAGGTGCAGGCGGTAGATGATAGCGCCATTGATGCCCGCATCTCGGCCATCTTCGCCGAGATTGGCGGGCTTTCAGACATCGAAGTTGAGGTGAATGAGGGCGTCGTCTCACTGTCCGGCATGGTCGCAAGTCAGGCGGATGCGAACCGGGCGGTCTCTATTGCGAGCCGTTTTCAGGGCGTCGTGACCGTTGAGGACGGCCTTGAGCGAGACCTTTCTGTCGGCCGTTCGATTTCCCCGGCGATCTCGAATTTGCAGCAAAGCCTGGAGCGCGGCTGGCAGGCGCTGCCTCTGGTGGGCCTTGCCATCATTATCTTCCTTATCATCGCTGTTCTCGGCCATTTGCTGGCGAGCTGGAAAGGCCTCTGGCGGCGTCTGACGCCGAACCCGTTCCTTGCTGAAATTCTGGCGCAGGCGATCCGGTTTATCGCGATCGTGCTCGGCCTGGTTGTCGCGCTAAACCTTATCGGTGCCACCGCGCTGATGGGCGCCATTCTTGGCGGCGCAGGCGTGATCGGCCTTGCCATCGGCTTTGCCGTTCGCGACACGGTCGAGAACTATATCGCCTCCATCATGCTCAGCTTGCGTCAGCCCTTTCGCGCGAATGACCATGTGCTGATCGACGATCATGAAGGCCGCGTCGTGCGCCTCACCTCGCGCGCCACCATCCTGATGACGCTCGATGGTAATCATCTTCGTGTGCCAAACTCGTCGGTCTTCAAGGCGGTCATCCTCAACTACACCCGTAACCCTGAGCGCCGCTTCGAGTTTGAGCTTGGCGTCGACGCTGAGGATGATCCAGTCGCCGCAATGGCCACCGGGATCGCCGCCATGTCGACGCTCGACTTCGTGCTCGATGAACCAAAGCCCGAAGCCATTATCCGCACGGTGGGCGACAGCAATATCGTGATCCGTTTCATGGGCTGGGTGGACCAGTCCCAATCAAACTTCGGCAAGGCCAGAAGCCTCGCCATCCGCGCGGCGAAAGATGCGGTCGAGGAAGCCGGCTTCACCCTGCCAGAGCCGATCTATCGCCTGCGCATCGATGGCTTGCCGAAAGCGCTGTCAGGCGATGCGACGGTGACAGAAGGGGCCTCCGAGGCGCCAGCCCCGACCGAACCGCCCAAGCCGAAAGCCGCTGCCCCGGCTGGCGCCGCCGCCAGCGAAAAAGATGTCCTCGACGTCCGGCCCGACGATCACATCGCCGAAAAAGTCGACGAAGAACGCGCCCAGACCGGCGAGAACGACCTATTGGATAGCGAACGGCCGGTGGAATAG
- a CDS encoding AraC family transcriptional regulator gives MQFEYFRPDATVRDLIGSYYRTTVTDHLVDVMRAEIANIRFILSGGVTSDIGGTPVFYGPGSAILCGPTFKWSRVEFQPNTILIGAAITPLGWARMFDIPANDLADNIRPLKDCIPEALHAHLDAVFDSANDGKRVQMADELFAALDHPHKKINQDFLDKVTAWITDPEPNELEDLMASVNLSPRQVERLSKQYFGSAPKKLHRKFRALHSANRLTWQELTDWRDVATTAYFDQSHFIREFRLFNGRTPSEFINGAHLLVRHTLTERRQIEHHSPYSLVG, from the coding sequence ATGCAATTTGAGTACTTTCGCCCTGACGCGACTGTACGCGACCTCATCGGCAGCTATTACCGGACGACGGTAACGGACCATCTGGTCGACGTCATGCGCGCCGAGATTGCCAATATCCGCTTCATTCTGAGCGGCGGCGTGACATCTGACATTGGCGGCACGCCAGTCTTTTATGGGCCGGGAAGCGCCATTCTTTGTGGGCCGACCTTCAAATGGAGCCGTGTCGAGTTCCAGCCGAACACTATCCTCATCGGCGCAGCCATCACTCCGCTTGGCTGGGCCCGCATGTTCGATATTCCAGCAAATGACCTCGCCGATAATATCCGCCCCCTGAAGGACTGCATTCCCGAAGCCCTGCACGCCCATTTGGATGCGGTATTCGACAGCGCCAATGATGGAAAACGGGTCCAGATGGCCGATGAGCTTTTCGCTGCGCTCGACCACCCGCACAAAAAGATCAATCAGGACTTTCTCGACAAGGTGACCGCCTGGATCACCGATCCTGAGCCGAACGAGCTCGAAGACCTGATGGCCTCAGTCAACCTGTCACCGCGACAGGTCGAGCGGCTGAGCAAGCAGTATTTCGGTTCGGCGCCGAAGAAACTGCACCGCAAATTCCGCGCCCTGCACTCTGCCAACCGGCTCACCTGGCAAGAGCTGACCGACTGGCGCGATGTCGCCACCACCGCCTATTTTGACCAGTCACACTTCATCCGCGAGTTTCGCCTGTTCAATGGCCGCACACCGAGCGAGTTCATCAATGGCGCACACCTGCTCGTCCGCCACACCCTGACCGAACGCCGCCAGATCGAGCATCATTCGCCCTACAGTCTTGTGGGTTAG
- the infB gene encoding translation initiation factor IF-2, with product MSDTKDNDNNGGRKPLTVSRGSGTVKQSFSHGRSKQVIVQTKKRKIVGPGSGPSTGGSKGPASKSSGGAASSQSSKLAEAAKKLGITEQELIARQKVLLQRRDAEQKREVETKRQEAARERLLSEQERKVQEDKERVEAEARRKAEEEERKAREAAEAAKKAAAPAREERTGGRAPADAAAASPDMPPPEPAQGRSKKSRKGGGDRDFSDGNANRSRGDSKRRRGKLTIASALGDDGDRQRSLASVRRARERERERRQGGEQQEKVSREVTLPETITLQDLAQRMNERVADVVKYMMRQGEMMRANDIVDADTAELIAEEFGHTVKRVLESDVEIGLEGDTDDEKDLKPRAPVVTIMGHVDHGKTSLLDALRETDVVAGEAGGITQHIGAYQVQLKSGEKITFLDTPGHAAFSAMRARGATVTDVVILVVAADDGVMPQTIEAIKHAKAAEVPIIVAVNKCDKPDAKPDNVLTELLQHDIQVEAMGGDVQAIKVSALEKTGLDELTEAISLQAEILELKANPDRDADGIVIESQLDKGRGPVATVLINRGTLKRGEIVVAGKQWGKVRALINERNQQLKDAGPAVPVEILGLDGAPDPGDMFNVVDSEARAREITEYRQRMERQKQGVASSRASLESLMNNLKDGTQASELPLVVKADVQGSVEAITHSLANISTDEVRANVIYGAAGGISESDILLAKSSGAPVFAFNVRANKQARELAEKEGVEIRYYSVIYNLIDDVKDTLSGMLSPEKRENFIGYADILEVFNITKVGKVAGCKVSEGVVKRGCGVRLLRDDVVIHEGKLKTLKRFKDEVPEVSSGMECGMAFEKYEDIREGDKIECFEVQMIERTLD from the coding sequence ATGAGCGATACGAAAGACAACGACAATAATGGTGGACGTAAGCCCCTGACGGTCTCGCGCGGAAGCGGGACGGTCAAGCAGAGCTTCAGCCATGGCCGCTCCAAGCAGGTCATCGTCCAGACGAAGAAGCGTAAAATCGTCGGTCCGGGCTCAGGCCCATCCACCGGCGGGTCGAAAGGCCCTGCTTCCAAGTCTTCAGGCGGTGCCGCCAGCAGCCAGTCGTCAAAGCTTGCCGAAGCCGCGAAAAAACTTGGCATCACGGAACAGGAACTGATTGCGCGCCAGAAAGTGCTGCTGCAACGCCGTGACGCCGAGCAGAAGCGCGAAGTCGAGACCAAGCGTCAGGAAGCGGCACGTGAGCGTCTGCTGTCTGAACAGGAACGTAAGGTCCAGGAAGACAAGGAACGCGTCGAAGCCGAAGCCCGCCGCAAGGCTGAGGAAGAAGAACGCAAGGCCCGCGAAGCTGCCGAAGCGGCCAAGAAAGCTGCTGCTCCAGCCCGCGAAGAACGCACTGGTGGGCGCGCGCCTGCCGATGCAGCTGCCGCGTCTCCGGACATGCCGCCGCCAGAACCGGCGCAGGGTCGCAGCAAGAAATCCCGCAAGGGCGGTGGAGACCGCGACTTCTCCGATGGCAACGCAAACCGCTCACGCGGAGACTCCAAGCGTCGCCGCGGGAAGCTCACGATTGCCAGCGCACTTGGCGATGATGGTGATCGTCAGCGGTCACTGGCATCGGTTCGCCGCGCCCGTGAGCGTGAGCGTGAACGCCGTCAGGGCGGTGAGCAGCAGGAGAAAGTCTCCCGCGAAGTCACCTTGCCAGAGACGATTACGCTGCAGGATCTTGCGCAACGCATGAATGAGCGCGTCGCAGACGTCGTGAAATACATGATGCGTCAGGGCGAGATGATGCGGGCAAACGACATCGTCGATGCCGATACCGCAGAACTGATCGCTGAAGAGTTTGGCCACACCGTCAAGCGCGTCCTTGAATCCGACGTTGAGATCGGTCTTGAAGGCGATACCGATGACGAAAAAGACCTGAAGCCACGTGCTCCGGTCGTCACGATCATGGGCCATGTCGACCACGGCAAGACGTCCCTTCTGGACGCCCTGCGCGAAACCGATGTGGTTGCCGGCGAAGCTGGCGGTATTACCCAGCATATCGGCGCCTATCAGGTTCAGCTGAAATCCGGTGAGAAGATCACCTTCCTCGATACGCCAGGCCACGCGGCATTCTCCGCCATGCGGGCTCGCGGTGCGACCGTCACAGATGTTGTCATCCTCGTTGTGGCTGCAGATGACGGCGTGATGCCGCAGACGATCGAGGCGATCAAACACGCCAAGGCGGCTGAAGTGCCGATCATTGTTGCCGTCAACAAATGCGACAAACCAGATGCCAAGCCGGATAATGTCCTGACAGAGCTTCTGCAACATGACATCCAGGTCGAGGCGATGGGCGGTGACGTTCAGGCCATCAAGGTGTCCGCGCTTGAAAAAACTGGTCTTGATGAACTGACCGAGGCGATTTCGCTTCAGGCAGAAATTCTCGAACTGAAAGCCAACCCTGACCGCGACGCTGATGGTATCGTGATCGAGTCCCAGCTCGACAAGGGCCGCGGCCCGGTCGCAACGGTGCTCATCAATCGCGGTACGCTGAAGCGCGGCGAAATCGTCGTGGCTGGCAAGCAGTGGGGCAAGGTCCGTGCGCTCATCAATGAACGCAACCAGCAACTGAAGGATGCCGGCCCGGCCGTTCCAGTCGAGATTCTTGGTCTCGATGGGGCGCCAGACCCAGGTGACATGTTCAACGTTGTCGATAGTGAAGCTCGCGCCCGTGAGATCACTGAATATCGCCAGCGCATGGAGCGTCAGAAGCAGGGCGTGGCCTCAAGCCGTGCCTCGCTGGAATCGCTGATGAACAACCTCAAGGATGGCACGCAGGCGTCCGAGCTTCCGCTCGTCGTCAAGGCCGACGTCCAGGGGTCTGTCGAAGCGATCACCCATTCGCTCGCCAACATCTCAACCGACGAAGTTCGGGCGAATGTTATCTATGGCGCAGCCGGTGGTATCTCCGAAAGCGACATTCTGCTCGCCAAATCGTCCGGTGCCCCGGTCTTCGCGTTCAACGTGCGGGCTAACAAGCAGGCGCGCGAACTGGCCGAGAAGGAAGGCGTGGAGATCCGCTACTATTCGGTGATCTACAATCTCATCGACGACGTGAAAGACACATTGTCCGGCATGCTGTCGCCAGAGAAGCGCGAGAACTTCATCGGTTACGCCGATATTCTGGAAGTCTTCAACATCACCAAGGTCGGCAAGGTTGCCGGCTGTAAGGTCAGCGAAGGCGTCGTCAAACGCGGCTGCGGTGTCCGTCTGCTTCGCGACGATGTCGTGATCCACGAAGGCAAGCTGAAGACCCTCAAGCGCTTCAAGGACGAAGTGCCTGAAGTCAGCTCCGGCATGGAGTGTGGTATGGCCTTCGAGAAGTATGAAGACATCCGCGAAGGCGACAAGATCGAGTGTTTCGAGGTCCAGATGATCGAGCGTACGCTCGACTAG